In Euphorbia lathyris chromosome 9, ddEupLath1.1, whole genome shotgun sequence, the following are encoded in one genomic region:
- the LOC136207400 gene encoding serine/threonine-protein kinase AGC1-7, translating into MRPDSSQNYISPEEEIEYESNMNKSSSKSSNNSKKLTDEHHSYSRSITDNVISNPSFDPRRMDPTKLPGQGGPTPAKTQHGSRSDSSENLSCGPIKPHTGGDGRWDAINMVNGRGAMGLSNFRLLKRLGYGDIGSVYLVELRGTNAHFAMKIMDKASLASRNKLLRAQTEREILGLLDHPFLPTLYSYFETDKFYCIVMEFCSGGNLHSLRQRQPYKYFTEEAARFFASEVLLALEYLHMLGIVYRDLKPENVLVREEGHIMLSDFDLSLRCSVNPTLVKSSSAHVSNGGGNGDRGILEDEFAVHGCMQPSTFFPRILPSKKNRKSKSDFGVFVGGALPELMAEPTNVRSMSFVGTHEYLAPEIIRGEGHGSAVDWWTYGIFLYELLHGTTPFKGQGNRATLFNVVGQPLRFPDTPQVSFVARDLIKGLLVKEPQKRIAYKRGATEIKQHPFFEGVNWALVRSALPPHIPEPVDFSQYASKDPSPPNNNNNNNKKMAGGQGEKPNGSPPHQDSSYIEFEYF; encoded by the exons ATGAGGCCTGACTCATCCCAG aACTATATCTCaccagaagaagaaatagaataTGAATCAAATATGAACAAGAGTAGCAGCAAATCATCCAACAATTCAAAGAAGTTAACAGATGAACACCATAGCTACTCAAGATCAATCACTGACAATGTGATTTCAAATCCTTCATTTGATCCAAGGAGGATGGATCCAACAAAGTTACCGGGTCAGGGGGGGCCCACTCCGGCGAAGACACAGCACGGAAGCCGGAGTGACAGCTCAGAGAACTTATCATGTGGACCTATAAAGCCGCATACCGGAGGAGACGGGCGGTGGGATGCTATTAACATGGTGAATGGAAGAGGAGCAATGGGTTTGAGCAATTTTAGGCTTTTAAAAAGACTTGGATATGGAGATATAGGAAGTGTTTATCTTGTTGAATTAAGAGGAACTAATGCACATTTCGCTATGAAAATTATGGATAAAGCTTCTCTTGCTAGTAGAAATAAGTTGCTTAGGGCTCAAACTGAGAGGGAGATTCTTGGTCTTCTTGATCACCCTTTCTTGCCTACCCTTTATTCTTATTTTGAGACTGATAAGTTCTATTGCATAGTTATGGAGTTTTGTAGCGGCGGAAATCTTCATTCCCTTCGCCAACGACAACCCTACAAGTACTTCACCGAGGAAGCTGCAAG GTTCTTTGCATCAGAAGTACTGTTGGCACTGGAGTATCTGCACATGTTAGGCATTGTTTACCGGGATTTGAAGCCGGAAAATGTACTAGTAAGAGAAGAAGGTCATATAATGCTATCAGATTTCGACCTCTCCCTAAGGTGCTCGGTAAACCCGACACTAGTGAAGTCATCATCGGCCCACGTAAGCAACGGGGGCGGGAATGGAGATAGAGGCATTCTAGAGGACGAATTCGCGGTGCATGGTTGCATGCAACCATCAACATTCTTCCCAAGGATCTTACCAAGCAAGAAGAACCGAAAATCGAAGTCAGATTTCGGAGTGTTTGTAGGAGGAGCACTGCCAGAACTGATGGCAGAACCAACGAACGTAAGATCAATGTCATTCGTGGGGACACACGAGTACCTAGCTCCCGAAATCATTCGAGGAGAAGGGCATGGAAGCGCGGTAGACTGGTGGACATACGGGATATTCTTATACGAACTATTGCACGGAACAACGCCGTTTAAAGGGCAAGGAAATAGGGCAACATTGTTCAATGTTGTAGGACAACCCTTGAGATTTCCTGATACACCACAAGTAAGCTTTGTTGCTAGAGATCTAATAAAAGGGCTCCTAGTGAAAGAACCACAAAAAAGAATTGCTTATAAAAGAGGAGCAACTGAAATCAAACAACATCCATTTTTTGAAGGGGTAAATTGGGCACTTGTCAGAAGTGCATTGCCACCTCATATACCTGAACCTGTTGATTTCTCTCAATATGCAAGCAAAGATCCTTCACCtccaaataataataacaataataacaaaaaaatggcAGGTGGTCAAGGTGAAAAGCCTAATGGTAGTCCACCTCATCAGGATTCTTCTTATATAGAGTTTGAGTatttctaa